CACGCGCGCTGCACGCGCTCCATCTCCTCGGGGAGCCCGTCGAGCACCTCCATGAGCGGGCGGTACTCGAGGCTCGCGCGCGCGTGGCCCAGGTGGCGCAGCGCGTCGTCGACGCTCGCGCGGCTCGTGACCGGCTCGAGCGCCGTGAGGCACGACTCGGCCTGCCCGAGGGCGAACACGAGCGAGCGCGGGAACAGCCGGTCGAGCAGCAGGAAGCCCGCGGCGCGCTCGTCGGACGCGATGCCGCGGTAGGTCCGCAGGTAGGCCTCGTGCGCGCCGCAGGAGCGGAGCAGCGTCTGCCAGCTCGGCCCGGTCGCCCCGACGAGAGCGCGCGTCGTGAGCAGGCGCGCGGTCATGTCGACGCGCTCGATCGAGCGTCCGAGCACCATGAACTGCCAGGTCTCGTCGCGCGACGTGACCGAGTCCATGAGCCCCGCAACGACCGCGGCCCGCTCGCGCACCCAGGTGAAGTAGTCGTGCGGCCGCGCGGGACGCATGTGCGACGGGAGCTGGTTCCACGTCGTGTTGAGGCACTCCCACAGGTCCGTCGAGATGATCTCGCGGGCGCGCCGGGCGTTCTCGCGCGCGGCGACGAGCGACCCCGCGATCGCG
The Cellulomonas sp. NS3 DNA segment above includes these coding regions:
- a CDS encoding alpha-E domain-containing protein, giving the protein MLSRIAESLFWIGRYIERADDTARLLDVHVQSLLEDPWAEEDLACRSLLSVMDRPAPPAGVAVGRESVLDILAYDRRAPSAIAGSLVAARENARRAREIISTDLWECLNTTWNQLPSHMRPARPHDYFTWVRERAAVVAGLMDSVTSRDETWQFMVLGRSIERVDMTARLLTTRALVGATGPSWQTLLRSCGAHEAYLRTYRGIASDERAAGFLLLDRLFPRSLVFALGQAESCLTALEPVTSRASVDDALRHLGHARASLEYRPLMEVLDGLPEEMERVQRACSAASDAIRARYFPSGHVTNWVGEAL